In a single window of the Eshraghiella crossota genome:
- the miaA gene encoding tRNA (adenosine(37)-N6)-dimethylallyltransferase MiaA — MKKPLIILTGPTAVGKTELSIKLAKAVNGEIVSADSMQVYKEMDIGTAKITNEEMQGVPHHLIDILEPKDEFNVFLFKEYACRAMEKIYERGHIPIITGGTGFYIQSVLYDIEFEKSDEDKEYREYLYGLAEEKGKEYIHDMLRKVDEKSAEEIHFNNEKRVIRALEYFKQTGKKISEHNEEQKKNESPYNFLYFVLNNDREVLYDRIDRRVDMMFDMGLTDEVIRLIKHGCTKDMTSMKAIGYREFFEYFDGTATLDDVRKKIKLDTRHFAKRQLTWFRREKEVTMLELHEFDNKDKLLKYMLEMIKEKNII, encoded by the coding sequence ATGAAAAAACCACTTATAATATTGACGGGACCTACGGCAGTAGGAAAGACAGAGCTTTCAATTAAATTAGCAAAAGCTGTAAACGGAGAAATAGTAAGTGCTGATTCCATGCAGGTATATAAGGAGATGGACATCGGAACAGCTAAAATTACAAATGAGGAGATGCAGGGAGTCCCACATCACCTTATTGATATCCTTGAACCTAAAGATGAATTTAATGTATTTCTTTTTAAAGAATATGCCTGTAGAGCAATGGAAAAAATTTATGAAAGAGGACATATACCTATAATTACAGGCGGAACCGGGTTCTATATCCAGTCAGTTCTTTACGATATAGAATTCGAGAAATCTGATGAAGATAAAGAATACAGGGAATATCTTTATGGATTGGCAGAAGAAAAAGGCAAGGAATATATACACGATATGTTAAGGAAGGTTGACGAAAAATCAGCAGAAGAGATACACTTTAATAATGAAAAACGTGTAATAAGAGCACTTGAATATTTTAAACAGACCGGTAAGAAAATATCAGAACACAATGAAGAGCAGAAGAAAAACGAATCACCTTACAACTTTTTGTATTTTGTGCTTAATAATGACAGGGAAGTTCTCTATGACAGAATTGACAGGCGTGTGGATATGATGTTTGACATGGGACTGACAGATGAGGTCATAAGGCTTATTAAACACGGCTGCACCAAAGATATGACATCAATGAAGGCTATCGGTTACAGAGAATTTTTTGAATATTTTGATGGCACGGCTACATTAGATGATGTCAGGAAAAAAATAAAACTGGATACCAGGCATTTTGCCAAGAGACAACTTACATGGTTCAGACGTGAAAAAGAAGTTACAATGCTGGAATTACATGAGTTTGATAATAAAGACAAATTGTTAAAATATATGCTTGAAATGATAAAGGAGAAAAATATTATATAA
- a CDS encoding aminotransferase class I/II-fold pyridoxal phosphate-dependent enzyme: MGLSEKVLKMAEEAESGLKERFKKIDGIAEYNQLKVLHAMQKNRVSEAHLGTSTGYGYNDIGRDTLEQVYADVFHTEAALVRPQITCGTHALTVALAGNVRPGDEIFSPVGLPYDTLQGVIGIREEKGCLKEYGITYNGVDLKKDGSFDYDAIREGINEKTRLVTIQRSKGYADRPTLSVERIGELIKFIKNIKPDVICMVDNCYGEFIETIEPSDVGADMVVGSLIKNPGGGLAPVGGYICGKKEYVDNAAYRLTAPGLGSELGASLGVNPSFYQGLFLAPTVSAGALKGAIFAARLYEKLGYRVIPNGTEERYDIIQAVELETPEKLIAFCKGIQAAAPVDSHVTPEPWDMPGYDSKVIMAAGAFISGSSIELSADGPLRPPYTVFFQGGLTWYHAKFGIMMSLQKLLELE, encoded by the coding sequence ATGGGGCTTTCTGAAAAAGTCCTTAAAATGGCGGAAGAAGCAGAAAGCGGACTTAAGGAACGTTTTAAAAAAATTGATGGTATTGCTGAATATAACCAGTTAAAGGTACTTCATGCCATGCAGAAAAACCGGGTAAGCGAGGCACACCTGGGAACCTCTACCGGATATGGTTATAACGATATAGGCCGAGATACACTTGAACAGGTATATGCGGATGTGTTCCATACGGAAGCTGCACTTGTCCGTCCGCAGATAACCTGTGGAACCCATGCTCTTACGGTTGCATTAGCAGGCAATGTAAGACCGGGAGATGAAATATTTTCACCTGTAGGACTTCCTTATGACACATTACAGGGTGTAATAGGAATCCGTGAAGAAAAAGGCTGCCTTAAGGAATACGGAATAACATATAACGGTGTCGACTTAAAAAAAGACGGAAGCTTTGATTATGATGCAATCCGTGAAGGAATTAATGAAAAGACCAGACTTGTTACAATACAAAGATCGAAAGGATATGCTGACAGACCTACACTTTCTGTTGAAAGGATAGGAGAACTCATTAAGTTTATAAAGAACATTAAACCGGATGTAATATGTATGGTTGACAATTGTTACGGTGAGTTTATTGAAACAATAGAACCATCCGACGTAGGTGCAGATATGGTTGTAGGTTCTCTTATAAAAAATCCGGGCGGTGGACTTGCACCGGTCGGAGGTTACATATGCGGTAAAAAAGAGTATGTGGATAATGCGGCATACAGACTTACAGCTCCGGGACTTGGAAGTGAACTGGGAGCGTCTCTTGGTGTTAATCCCTCGTTTTATCAGGGACTTTTTCTTGCACCTACGGTATCAGCAGGTGCATTAAAGGGTGCGATTTTTGCGGCACGTCTTTATGAAAAACTTGGATACAGGGTTATTCCGAACGGAACAGAAGAACGTTATGATATCATACAGGCAGTTGAGCTTGAAACACCTGAAAAGCTCATAGCATTCTGTAAGGGAATTCAGGCTGCAGCACCTGTTGACAGCCATGTTACTCCGGAACCATGGGATATGCCCGGATATGATTCCAAAGTTATAATGGCTGCGGGGGCTTTTATTTCCGGTTCATCAATAGAGTTGTCAGCAGACGGACCGCTTCGTCCTCCTTATACGGTATTTTTCCAAGGCGGGCTCACCTGGTATCACGCCAAATTCGGAATTATGATGAGTTTACAAAAATTATTAGAATTGGAATAG
- the radC gene encoding RadC family protein: MRKISTEENVLLPYEKCERYGAASLTDVELLAVIIRSGTKDKNCIQVAEELFKLSGNMGILGLKHLTQRDYCSIDGIGKVKSIMFQCIGELSSRISKATMAKRTVFNTSKDAADYCMEELRHLEYECFMVLLLNTKCELINEKILSMGTVNYTCITSREVYRYALSKGAVYIIVVHNHPSGDPTPSREDSLCTKKLKEAGELVGIPLIDHIIIGDNRYISLKEQDMI, encoded by the coding sequence TTGAGGAAAATTAGTACAGAAGAAAACGTACTTTTACCATACGAAAAATGTGAAAGATATGGTGCGGCAAGCCTCACGGATGTGGAGCTTTTAGCTGTTATTATCAGAAGCGGTACAAAAGACAAGAACTGTATCCAGGTTGCCGAGGAGTTATTTAAGCTTTCCGGCAATATGGGGATTCTTGGATTAAAACACCTTACACAAAGGGATTATTGTTCCATAGACGGAATCGGTAAAGTTAAATCGATAATGTTTCAGTGTATAGGAGAATTGTCATCACGCATTTCAAAGGCAACAATGGCTAAAAGAACAGTTTTCAATACGTCAAAGGATGCTGCTGATTACTGTATGGAGGAATTAAGGCACCTGGAATATGAGTGCTTTATGGTATTGTTGCTCAACACCAAGTGTGAACTTATTAATGAGAAAATATTATCCATGGGTACTGTTAATTATACATGTATTACCTCAAGGGAAGTGTACAGATACGCACTTAGTAAAGGTGCGGTATATATTATTGTTGTACACAATCATCCCAGCGGGGACCCCACTCCAAGCAGGGAGGACTCCCTTTGTACGAAAAAACTCAAAGAAGCAGGAGAACTTGTAGGAATCCCATTGATTGACCATATTATTATTGGTGATAATAGATACATAAGCCTAAAAGAACAAGACATGATTTAG
- a CDS encoding rod shape-determining protein, which produces MAKNIYGLDIGTSNIKIYHKDKDTFLNEKNIIAIANKTEVFAFGDEAFEMYEKAPDNIKVSFPVKCGVIADFDNMQTLFIEFIKKISHDTKKIMPADYYIAVPTDITEVEKRAFFELTKDPKVHSKKVYVINKPVADAIGAGVDVNNAKGIMVVNIGADTTEISVLSLGGIVLSKAVKFGGNKLDSQIISAVRKKYNLVIGSKTAEYIKCQLGSAIKQEETTVNVYGRHVVTGLPTNCTISSDIVYECLKDFINQIVDSIKSILERTPPELSADIIDTGIYLTGGSSAINRLGELINGETELHVNIADNPSECVVKGIKTIIDDEKYNEIAYIPKDRIID; this is translated from the coding sequence ATGGCAAAGAATATTTACGGACTGGACATAGGAACCAGTAATATCAAAATATACCACAAAGATAAAGATACATTCCTTAATGAGAAGAACATAATAGCCATAGCAAACAAAACAGAGGTTTTTGCATTTGGTGATGAAGCTTTTGAAATGTACGAAAAAGCACCTGATAATATCAAGGTATCTTTTCCGGTTAAATGTGGTGTGATTGCCGATTTTGATAATATGCAGACACTTTTTATTGAATTTATCAAAAAAATCAGTCATGATACCAAAAAAATAATGCCTGCTGATTATTATATAGCAGTTCCTACGGATATTACAGAGGTCGAAAAAAGAGCATTTTTTGAACTGACAAAAGACCCTAAGGTACATTCTAAGAAAGTATATGTAATCAACAAGCCTGTTGCAGATGCAATCGGAGCCGGTGTTGATGTTAATAATGCAAAAGGAATAATGGTTGTTAATATCGGAGCAGATACTACCGAGATTTCAGTACTTTCCCTTGGCGGAATCGTACTAAGCAAAGCCGTTAAGTTTGGTGGAAATAAGCTTGACAGCCAGATAATAAGTGCCGTAAGGAAAAAATATAATCTTGTTATCGGTTCCAAGACAGCAGAATATATAAAATGTCAGCTTGGAAGTGCAATTAAGCAGGAAGAGACAACCGTAAACGTTTATGGAAGACATGTTGTTACAGGTCTGCCTACAAACTGTACTATATCTTCGGATATTGTATACGAATGTCTTAAAGATTTTATCAATCAGATTGTGGATTCTATTAAATCAATTCTTGAGAGAACCCCACCTGAATTATCGGCAGATATCATTGACACGGGAATATATCTTACCGGAGGTTCATCTGCCATAAACAGACTTGGCGAACTTATTAACGGAGAGACCGAACTTCATGTGAATATTGCGGACAATCCTTCGGAATGTGTTGTTAAAGGTATCAAAACAATAATCGATGATGAAAAATATAATGAAATTGCTTATATACCTAAGGATAGAATTATTGACTAA
- the mreC gene encoding rod shape-determining protein MreC → MKKKFKFFLSPKTWLTILACVCFLLIGITFFTDKLTKPLQKVTGSIIIPLQKGINGIGSWLTEKKDLFQSVENLQKENDELKTKLSELEEENIKMKLEQVEYNDLKELYKIDNVYSSYEKIGANVIGRNSDSWYDTFIIDKGSADGIEVDMNVIAGNGLVGIVYKVSEKYSHVRSIIDDESKVSSMLMNTSDVCAVSGDLKLIEDGYLRLSYLDADVKISDGDMIVTSNVSKKFLPGILIGYAKDIETDSNNLTQSGYVIPAVDFKHIQKVLIITQKKITGDTVK, encoded by the coding sequence ATGAAAAAAAAGTTTAAATTTTTTCTTTCGCCCAAAACATGGCTTACAATACTTGCCTGCGTATGTTTTTTACTTATAGGCATTACATTTTTTACGGATAAGTTAACTAAACCACTTCAAAAAGTGACAGGTTCCATCATAATCCCTCTCCAGAAAGGAATTAACGGAATCGGTTCATGGCTTACGGAAAAAAAAGATTTGTTCCAGTCAGTAGAAAATCTGCAGAAAGAAAATGATGAATTAAAAACCAAACTCAGTGAGCTTGAAGAAGAAAATATTAAAATGAAACTGGAACAGGTAGAATATAACGATCTGAAGGAATTGTACAAAATAGACAATGTTTATTCGTCATATGAGAAGATCGGTGCCAATGTAATTGGAAGAAATTCCGACAGCTGGTATGATACTTTTATCATAGATAAGGGTTCGGCAGACGGTATAGAAGTTGATATGAATGTAATCGCAGGAAATGGTCTTGTAGGTATTGTATATAAGGTTTCCGAAAAATATTCCCATGTCAGAAGCATTATTGATGATGAAAGTAAAGTAAGCTCAATGCTTATGAACACATCGGATGTATGTGCCGTAAGCGGTGATTTAAAGCTTATTGAAGACGGTTATTTAAGGTTAAGTTATCTTGATGCAGATGTAAAAATATCGGACGGAGATATGATAGTTACATCCAATGTAAGTAAAAAATTCCTTCCGGGCATACTTATCGGATACGCCAAAGATATAGAAACAGATTCAAATAACCTTACCCAGTCAGGATATGTTATTCCGGCCGTGGACTTTAAGCATATCCAGAAAGTTTTAATCATAACACAAAAAAAGATAACAGGTGATACTGTAAAATAG
- the mreD gene encoding rod shape-determining protein MreD, which yields MRRFIISFISIIILYALQCTLFASTLSVAGITPNLILMFTCIVGYMRGRASGIFTGFFSGLLVDIMAGKIIGFTALLYMLAGFLNGIFHKEYVKEQLIFPILLVLSCDFLYGIAVFVTGFLVRNKLSFGFYVVRIIFPEIIYTGVITIFAYVFVYFINRKLILLEKKKEVHDAVKSNNSVS from the coding sequence ATGAGACGTTTTATAATTAGTTTTATTTCAATAATCATATTATATGCATTACAATGTACTTTATTCGCAAGTACACTTTCAGTTGCAGGAATAACACCTAATCTTATACTTATGTTTACATGTATCGTAGGTTATATGAGAGGCCGTGCGTCAGGAATTTTTACCGGATTTTTCAGTGGACTGCTTGTTGACATAATGGCCGGTAAGATAATAGGATTTACAGCACTTCTTTATATGCTTGCCGGATTCTTAAATGGTATTTTCCATAAGGAATATGTTAAGGAACAGCTTATTTTCCCGATACTTCTGGTTTTGTCATGTGACTTTTTATACGGAATAGCTGTTTTTGTAACAGGATTTCTTGTACGGAATAAATTGTCTTTCGGATTTTATGTCGTAAGGATTATATTTCCTGAGATAATATATACCGGTGTAATAACTATTTTTGCATATGTATTTGTATATTTTATTAACAGAAAACTGATTCTGCTTGAAAAAAAGAAGGAGGTTCACGATGCGGTTAAAAGCAATAACTCAGTTTCTTAA
- a CDS encoding penicillin-binding transpeptidase domain-containing protein, producing the protein MRLKAITQFLKDLGSGLKHFFTSRIVPFVLVVIVLFGILLSRLFSLQIVKGEYYKQNYTMKAQREIATVGPRGNIYDKNGELLAYSELAYSVVIEDCGYYDSTKVRNETLNEIIAKTISIIEENGDNLNFDFPIEYTEFGTYRYNIEGNSLQRFLRDILGKKSVGELTEEEKNITEYDLIKKLKTRYRIDSKYDDKTVLDIIYVRYNLSVNSYKRYISFTLARNVSEKTMAAILESSSELIGVGIEEEYLRKYNYSKYIAHIIGYTGKVSESELEELKLSNPDYTANDVVGKSGIESIYETVLAGKKGTTTMLVDTLGRVQEITAQEDAQVGNDIYLTIDVKLQEKIYNLLERRLAETLITNIVEGDETNAGLSGDIVMPVTRVYFAFIDNNMIDMDKIAESDTEAAKNVYSVFSSRKAEILDTILAEMQNGTPYNQLSDDMKEYIKRIRTLLIEKDILSKDKISSEDELSKKWSDGTISLKEYLEGAISNEWININNLDASTDYPTTDEVIAVINELVMEEITKDSELNKLIYKELILNRTISGRLMCMILMEQGAVNHTDSEYVAISNGASPYEFVKNKISSLEITPAQLALDPCSGSCVMEDPNTGNIIALVSYPSYDINLFSGTIDSTYYKSLLNDKSTPLVNRATHTRIAPGSTFKPLTAVAALTEGIITSNDTIYCKGIFDSITPNIKCWNYPNEHGPLATEEALQRSCNVYFCELGYRLSFTSDGSLSFDYGLSRLKKYAEMLGLATKTGIQIQEAAPRASDYNPASSAIGQGTNAYTSLNLARYVSTIANRGTVYNSNLIGKITDSDGNIIKEFTPDVANKADAVSDATWTTVQNGMARVISEGAISMLTNRLPVKVCGKSGTAQEDKKRGNHACYVMFSQNDEGQAEVVTTVMLPYAYAASNAGIMAYYAMASYYDTEIPSSVYFDVNTNFIINE; encoded by the coding sequence ATGCGGTTAAAAGCAATAACTCAGTTTCTTAAGGACCTCGGATCGGGGCTTAAGCATTTTTTTACATCGAGAATAGTACCTTTTGTACTTGTTGTGATTGTATTGTTTGGAATTCTTCTTTCAAGGCTTTTCAGCTTACAGATTGTAAAGGGCGAATATTACAAACAGAACTATACAATGAAAGCCCAGAGAGAGATTGCAACTGTGGGACCAAGAGGCAATATCTACGATAAAAACGGTGAACTGTTAGCTTACAGTGAACTTGCTTACTCGGTGGTAATTGAGGATTGCGGATATTATGATTCAACAAAAGTAAGAAATGAGACACTTAATGAGATTATCGCAAAGACAATATCAATAATAGAGGAAAACGGGGATAATCTTAATTTTGATTTTCCTATAGAATATACAGAATTCGGAACATACAGATATAATATTGAAGGAAACAGCCTTCAGAGATTTTTAAGGGATATACTTGGCAAAAAGTCAGTAGGAGAACTTACTGAAGAAGAAAAAAACATTACGGAATACGATCTTATAAAGAAATTAAAGACAAGATACCGCATTGACAGCAAATATGATGATAAAACAGTGCTTGACATAATTTATGTCAGATATAATCTTTCTGTCAATTCATATAAGAGATATATATCTTTTACACTTGCAAGAAATGTTTCAGAAAAGACAATGGCTGCAATTCTTGAATCTTCATCAGAACTTATAGGTGTAGGTATTGAGGAAGAATATCTCAGAAAATATAACTACAGCAAGTATATTGCACATATAATCGGATACACCGGTAAAGTAAGTGAATCAGAGCTTGAAGAACTTAAACTTTCCAATCCGGATTATACTGCTAATGATGTTGTAGGAAAATCAGGAATTGAGTCTATTTACGAAACTGTTCTTGCAGGAAAAAAAGGAACTACGACAATGCTTGTTGATACATTAGGCAGGGTTCAGGAGATAACAGCTCAGGAAGACGCACAGGTAGGAAATGATATTTACCTTACCATTGATGTAAAATTACAGGAAAAAATTTACAACCTCCTTGAAAGACGTCTTGCAGAAACTCTTATAACCAATATAGTTGAGGGCGATGAGACGAATGCCGGACTTTCCGGGGACATTGTTATGCCTGTAACAAGGGTGTATTTTGCCTTTATTGACAACAATATGATAGATATGGACAAGATAGCAGAATCAGATACGGAGGCTGCAAAGAATGTATATTCTGTTTTCAGTTCAAGAAAAGCAGAAATTCTTGACACAATTCTGGCTGAAATGCAGAACGGAACACCTTATAATCAACTTTCAGACGATATGAAGGAGTACATTAAAAGAATAAGGACACTCCTTATCGAAAAAGACATTCTTAGTAAGGACAAAATATCTTCGGAGGATGAATTAAGCAAGAAGTGGTCCGATGGTACAATTTCTTTAAAAGAATATCTTGAAGGTGCAATAAGTAACGAATGGATTAATATCAACAACCTTGACGCAAGTACGGACTATCCTACAACGGATGAGGTAATAGCTGTTATTAATGAGCTTGTTATGGAAGAGATTACCAAGGATTCAGAACTTAACAAACTCATATATAAAGAACTTATCCTGAACAGAACAATATCGGGCAGACTTATGTGTATGATACTTATGGAACAGGGTGCGGTAAATCATACAGATTCTGAATATGTGGCAATTTCAAACGGTGCGTCACCTTATGAATTTGTTAAAAATAAGATAAGCAGTCTTGAGATAACTCCGGCGCAGCTTGCACTTGACCCTTGTTCCGGTTCCTGCGTAATGGAAGACCCTAATACAGGAAATATTATCGCATTGGTGTCATATCCAAGTTATGATATTAATCTTTTTTCAGGAACCATTGATTCGACATACTACAAATCTTTGTTAAATGATAAATCAACACCGCTTGTAAACCGTGCAACCCACACAAGGATTGCTCCCGGTTCAACATTTAAACCGCTGACTGCTGTTGCTGCTTTGACAGAAGGAATAATAACATCGAATGATACCATATATTGCAAAGGTATTTTTGATTCAATTACACCTAACATAAAATGTTGGAATTATCCTAATGAACATGGTCCTTTAGCCACAGAGGAAGCATTGCAGCGTTCATGCAACGTTTATTTCTGTGAGCTTGGATACAGACTGAGTTTTACTTCTGACGGAAGTTTAAGTTTTGATTACGGCTTGTCAAGATTGAAAAAATATGCCGAAATGCTTGGACTTGCTACCAAAACAGGTATCCAGATTCAGGAAGCGGCACCAAGAGCTTCCGACTATAACCCGGCATCATCTGCTATCGGTCAGGGTACTAATGCATATACCTCATTAAACCTTGCAAGATATGTTTCGACAATTGCCAACCGTGGCACCGTATACAATTCAAATCTTATTGGAAAAATCACGGATAGCGACGGAAATATAATAAAAGAATTTACACCGGATGTGGCAAACAAAGCTGATGCCGTGTCGGATGCGACATGGACAACCGTACAAAACGGTATGGCAAGAGTTATATCTGAAGGTGCGATTTCAATGCTTACAAACAGGCTTCCTGTAAAGGTATGCGGTAAGTCAGGAACAGCACAAGAGGACAAAAAAAGAGGTAACCACGCATGTTATGTCATGTTCTCACAGAATGACGAAGGACAGGCTGAGGTAGTGACAACAGTAATGCTTCCATATGCTTATGCCGCTTCAAATGCAGGTATTATGGCATACTACGCGATGGCATCTTATTATGATACAGAAATACCTTCATCAGTGTATTTTGATGTTAATACAAATTTTATTATTAATGAATAG
- the minC gene encoding septum site-determining protein MinC codes for MNNSVIIKGNKYGIVVVLDDKIPFAQLREDIANKFKSATKFFDKANMAVSFEGRKLSSEEERDVLDIIAANSELNIVCVIDNNEIREQCFKKAVEERLEEISSQTGQFYKGTLRSGQMLESESSIIILGDINPGAKVIAKGNVIILGSLKGNIYAGANGNEDAFVVALEMAPIQIRIGDTIARSDDNNGKPKKMGDGIMIAFVEDGNIYIEKLDKTILDDIRI; via the coding sequence ATGAATAATTCAGTAATTATTAAAGGCAATAAATATGGAATAGTGGTTGTGCTTGATGATAAGATACCTTTTGCACAGCTTAGGGAAGATATTGCCAACAAATTTAAAAGTGCTACGAAGTTTTTTGATAAAGCCAATATGGCAGTTTCGTTTGAAGGTCGTAAACTTTCATCCGAAGAAGAGCGTGATGTACTTGACATCATTGCAGCCAATTCCGAGCTTAATATTGTATGTGTTATTGATAACAATGAAATAAGAGAACAATGCTTTAAAAAAGCTGTTGAAGAAAGGCTTGAGGAGATTTCATCACAGACCGGACAGTTCTATAAAGGAACACTTCGTTCCGGTCAGATGCTTGAGTCTGAAAGCAGCATTATAATACTGGGAGATATAAATCCGGGTGCAAAAGTTATCGCAAAAGGCAATGTTATCATACTCGGTTCGCTTAAAGGTAATATATATGCCGGAGCCAATGGTAATGAGGATGCATTTGTTGTCGCACTTGAAATGGCTCCGATCCAGATTAGAATCGGTGATACAATTGCAAGAAGTGACGATAATAACGGCAAACCTAAAAAAATGGGTGACGGAATTATGATTGCCTTTGTTGAGGATGGTAATATTTATATTGAAAAGTTAGATAAAACCATACTTGACGATATAAGAATATAA
- the minD gene encoding septum site-determining protein MinD codes for MSEVIVVTSGKGGVGKTTTSANVGTGLAKLNKKVILIDTDIGLRNLDVVMGLENRIVYNLVDVVEGNCRIKQALIKDKRYANLYLLPSAQTRDKTSVTPEQMKKLIDELREEFDYIILDCPAGIEQGFKNAIAGADRALVVTTPEVSAIRDADRIIGLLEANEIKRTDLIVNRIRMDMVKKGDMMSIEDVVDILSVNLIGAVPDDENIVISTNQGEPLVGSDTLAGKAYMNICRRIIGEDVPLLDLNGKTGFFAKLFKKNK; via the coding sequence ATGAGTGAGGTTATAGTTGTTACATCAGGTAAAGGCGGTGTTGGTAAAACAACAACATCTGCAAATGTAGGTACCGGTCTGGCTAAATTAAATAAAAAAGTAATATTAATTGATACAGATATAGGATTAAGAAACCTTGACGTTGTAATGGGTCTTGAAAACAGAATAGTATACAATCTTGTAGATGTTGTTGAAGGCAACTGCAGAATTAAACAGGCATTAATTAAAGATAAGAGATATGCCAATCTTTATCTTCTTCCATCAGCACAGACAAGAGATAAGACAAGCGTTACACCTGAACAGATGAAGAAACTTATAGATGAGCTTAGGGAAGAATTTGATTACATAATCCTTGATTGTCCTGCAGGAATCGAACAGGGCTTTAAGAATGCTATTGCAGGTGCCGACAGAGCACTTGTTGTTACAACCCCTGAAGTATCGGCAATAAGAGATGCTGACCGTATTATCGGTCTTCTTGAAGCTAACGAGATTAAGAGAACAGATCTTATCGTAAACAGAATCCGTATGGATATGGTTAAGAAAGGTGATATGATGTCAATAGAAGATGTTGTAGATATTCTTTCTGTTAATTTGATAGGTGCTGTTCCTGATGATGAAAACATCGTTATTTCTACTAACCAGGGTGAGCCTCTCGTAGGAAGTGATACCCTTGCAGGAAAAGCTTATATGAATATCTGCCGCAGAATTATAGGTGAGGATGTTCCATTACTTGATTTAAATGGTAAAACGGGATTTTTTGCAAAATTGTTTAAGAAAAATAAATAG
- the minE gene encoding cell division topological specificity factor MinE, with amino-acid sequence MGLFELFKKKNSGGVAKDRLKLLLVSDRANCSPDVMEMIKNDIINVISKYMDIDVEGLDIQITQTQSETSNGTVPALFANIPIKDLKNRSKQ; translated from the coding sequence ATGGGATTATTTGAGTTATTTAAAAAGAAAAATTCCGGAGGCGTAGCTAAAGACAGATTAAAACTTTTGCTTGTATCCGATAGGGCTAATTGTTCTCCTGATGTAATGGAAATGATTAAGAATGACATTATTAATGTTATTTCCAAGTATATGGATATTGATGTTGAGGGACTTGACATTCAGATTACACAGACACAGTCTGAGACAAGCAATGGCACAGTTCCTGCTTTATTTGCAAATATTCCGATTAAAGACTTAAAAAATAGAAGCAAACAGTAA